A single window of Anaerocolumna chitinilytica DNA harbors:
- a CDS encoding leucine-rich repeat domain-containing protein: MGNGKCKKLRLSMLLFIVAMMLLLGISSSTAAAKNIKIVDAGNMKLEFQDTYTVVIKNTVNSAASAIKTAYPKVTRVIVAEGVTQLPEGLFRCFPGVETLELPSSLKSLGSDNERYASNYSAYINSNLKNLKYVTVKSSNKTYKSLDGVLYTKGGTKLLLYPSQKKSTYYKVPDSVAYFYLANSYVKEIYLGKKAALFGLDTPSLTSFKVNSQNKDFTAVNGILYSRDKKTLLYYPQGKRDTSFTIPNAVQVANIANKYLNVLTLGDKVSSFSTYNSLDQNQALPALSAYKVSSENSVYSVIDGVLYSKDKKFLIDYPNSKGSSYQVPEGTTKIQDRAFANKKLTSITLPQSLRVIGRNAFSGTGITAVTLPANFTYFSEDAFDNTEITAVNVDSGNQVLFSKDGVVYTKTQCQIFYWPEAKAEENLTFPNNLNLLNLSQVKHLEKAKTIAIPKALDSIVNTGNNNLKKITLAEGNTSFVLNQGILYASNLTAVKLYPNDNPVTKVILPEQVTSLDLKMFLHENTTTSITLSKNLKYFMNVEGLKYLDSKYSGFYHLKEVLVPEENPYFKSVDGVLYAKDMSYLWWYPQNSSKETYVMPSTVTGIAPMQLVNAANLTELELPAAFSMGSSIYETSWDKVVNEEIIGTYCPKLASIKVDEANKELKAVDGVLYTKSLGTLLLYPSAKTDKTFIVPEEVEAVNNMTYNPYLEEITLSKNTYYLHGYESDEDYAFANHNSFLYFTALKSIKVDSENRYYQSIDGVLYDKGYKALTAFPVAWSSKTLKIPTDIKYIQCKDNLEAAANLEEIQKTGYIMATSDQGISSYNINSFILPGSTKYILTDYVTKLLQLNRTLEEVSSPEGEGTNPIESKTLVDWSLSDTYYVSKDNTKAYAGEKTVYITDEAVDLKQVFAGKAEQAERVIWAEGIVKVPSDILTLFPNASQLDFPSTFYSLQDEKSGELHNVLLVARKIRNAFPRLAAVNVNAENDWFASADGILYDRELSLLYLYPAKKEASSYVVPDTVKDISSINETNDDGSSLINQNLKEVYMGAWYRNTTYSIMKKHFVNLETVKISPYNVYFKLINGKPVTLEAYR, translated from the coding sequence ATGGGAAATGGAAAGTGTAAAAAATTACGGTTAAGTATGCTGCTATTTATAGTTGCGATGATGCTCCTATTGGGAATTAGCAGCAGTACTGCAGCGGCAAAGAATATAAAAATAGTTGATGCCGGAAATATGAAATTAGAATTCCAGGATACATATACAGTAGTGATTAAAAATACTGTAAATTCGGCAGCCAGTGCTATTAAGACTGCTTATCCGAAGGTGACAAGAGTAATAGTGGCAGAAGGAGTTACTCAGCTGCCGGAGGGTTTATTTCGGTGCTTTCCAGGGGTGGAAACTCTTGAATTGCCTTCTTCTTTAAAATCCCTTGGTTCAGATAATGAGAGGTACGCCTCTAACTACAGCGCTTATATTAATTCTAATCTTAAGAATCTGAAATATGTCACTGTAAAAAGCTCTAATAAGACCTATAAATCTCTGGACGGGGTTCTATACACAAAAGGCGGAACCAAGTTATTGCTCTATCCGTCCCAAAAGAAGAGTACCTACTATAAAGTACCTGATTCTGTGGCATATTTTTACCTGGCGAATTCCTATGTAAAGGAAATTTACCTGGGTAAAAAAGCGGCATTGTTTGGTCTGGATACTCCTTCTCTTACGAGTTTTAAGGTAAACAGTCAGAATAAGGATTTTACCGCCGTAAATGGTATACTTTACTCCAGAGATAAAAAGACATTATTATACTATCCACAAGGTAAAAGGGATACAAGCTTTACAATACCTAATGCGGTCCAAGTAGCGAATATAGCCAATAAGTATCTAAATGTACTTACTCTGGGCGACAAGGTAAGCAGCTTTAGTACCTACAATTCACTGGACCAGAACCAGGCGCTGCCGGCTCTCTCGGCTTATAAAGTCAGCTCTGAAAATAGTGTTTATAGTGTCATAGACGGTGTTTTATACTCGAAAGATAAGAAGTTCCTTATAGATTATCCAAACAGCAAAGGAAGCAGTTATCAGGTACCTGAGGGTACTACAAAGATTCAAGACAGAGCTTTTGCCAATAAGAAACTTACCAGTATAACTCTTCCGCAAAGTTTAAGGGTCATTGGAAGGAATGCTTTCTCAGGTACGGGTATTACCGCCGTAACCCTTCCAGCTAATTTCACATATTTTAGTGAAGATGCTTTTGATAACACAGAGATCACTGCTGTAAATGTAGATTCCGGTAATCAGGTATTATTTTCAAAAGACGGCGTTGTATATACGAAGACCCAATGTCAGATATTTTATTGGCCAGAAGCCAAGGCAGAGGAAAATCTAACTTTTCCGAATAATTTGAATCTTCTGAATCTGTCCCAAGTAAAACACTTGGAAAAAGCGAAGACAATTGCTATTCCAAAGGCTCTCGATAGTATTGTTAATACTGGAAATAATAATTTAAAGAAGATAACTCTTGCGGAAGGGAATACTTCGTTTGTATTAAATCAAGGAATACTGTATGCAAGTAATTTAACAGCTGTTAAGCTGTATCCGAATGACAATCCTGTTACAAAGGTTATATTGCCGGAGCAAGTCACATCTCTTGATTTAAAGATGTTTCTTCATGAAAATACGACTACCTCAATAACCCTGTCCAAGAATTTAAAATATTTCATGAATGTTGAGGGGTTGAAGTATTTGGATAGTAAATATTCTGGCTTTTATCATCTTAAAGAAGTCCTGGTACCGGAAGAGAATCCGTATTTTAAATCTGTAGATGGTGTTTTATATGCAAAAGATATGTCCTACCTATGGTGGTACCCCCAGAATTCATCCAAAGAAACATATGTTATGCCAAGTACTGTTACAGGAATAGCACCGATGCAGCTTGTAAATGCTGCGAATCTTACAGAACTTGAACTGCCGGCTGCTTTCTCTATGGGCAGTTCAATTTATGAAACATCATGGGACAAGGTAGTGAATGAAGAAATAATTGGAACCTATTGTCCGAAACTGGCCAGTATAAAGGTTGATGAGGCAAATAAAGAGTTAAAGGCTGTTGACGGTGTTTTATATACCAAATCTCTGGGGACATTGCTCTTATATCCTTCTGCCAAGACAGATAAAACTTTTATAGTGCCGGAAGAAGTTGAGGCAGTAAATAATATGACCTATAACCCATACCTGGAGGAGATTACGTTGTCTAAGAACACGTATTATCTGCATGGATATGAATCGGACGAGGATTACGCTTTTGCAAACCATAACTCTTTTCTTTATTTTACTGCCTTAAAGAGTATTAAGGTGGATTCGGAAAATAGATATTATCAGAGCATAGACGGCGTTCTTTATGACAAGGGGTATAAAGCATTAACGGCTTTTCCGGTTGCCTGGAGCTCGAAAACATTAAAGATTCCTACGGATATAAAATACATTCAATGCAAGGACAATTTGGAGGCTGCAGCCAATTTAGAAGAAATACAAAAAACAGGATATATAATGGCTACTTCTGATCAGGGAATAAGCAGTTACAATATTAATAGCTTTATTTTGCCTGGTTCTACTAAATATATTCTGACAGACTATGTAACAAAACTGCTTCAATTAAACAGAACTCTGGAGGAAGTGAGCAGCCCGGAGGGAGAAGGAACGAATCCGATTGAGTCCAAAACTTTGGTTGACTGGAGTCTTTCGGATACCTACTATGTATCAAAAGACAACACCAAGGCTTATGCCGGTGAAAAGACGGTTTATATCACAGATGAAGCAGTTGACCTGAAGCAGGTTTTTGCCGGGAAGGCAGAGCAGGCTGAAAGAGTCATCTGGGCAGAAGGTATCGTTAAGGTGCCTTCAGATATACTGACATTGTTTCCGAATGCCAGTCAGTTGGATTTTCCTTCTACCTTCTACAGCCTGCAGGATGAGAAGTCAGGGGAACTTCATAATGTACTTTTAGTTGCCAGAAAGATAAGAAATGCATTCCCCAGGTTAGCTGCCGTAAATGTCAATGCGGAAAATGACTGGTTTGCTTCTGCAGATGGCATATTATATGATAGAGAGCTTAGCCTACTTTATTTGTATCCCGCCAAAAAAGAAGCAAGCAGTTATGTGGTTCCGGATACTGTAAAGGATATATCCAGTATAAATGAAACAAATGATGATGGAAGTTCTCTTATAAACCAGAACCTCAAGGAAGTCTATATGGGAGCATGGTATAGGAATACTACTTATTCTATAATGAAGAAACATTTTGTGAATCTTGAGACTGTGAAGATTAGCCCCTATAACGTTTATTTTAAACTGATAAACGGAAAGCCGGTTACTTTGGAGGCTTACCGCTAA
- a CDS encoding serine hydrolase domain-containing protein: MKKRTVICIILVILLCILAGIYGYYLYGNYKISKIPALTFEEALRYTTDNNADAVITVGIIKNGEATYTVYGENGQVLPSELHTYEIGSLTKTFTASFISKAIQDGKISLSDTIDKYLSLPEKKHYPTIEQLLTHTSGYKAYYFEKPMIYNFLHGRNDYCGITKSMLLSKIADINLKEKDYSFRYSNFGYAVLGLVLEAVYQEDYSFLMNSYIQQELKLSDTRISDGKGDLINYWKWNKQDAYIPAGALVSNISDMLSYAKMQMESNTAYIEKSHEALKVINASSQPYKKMGIHMDEIGMSWITDSENNIIWHNGGTGDYNSYIGFNLGTQTAVVVLSNLSPDYRIPATILGIKLLQNK; the protein is encoded by the coding sequence ATGAAAAAAAGGACTGTTATATGCATTATACTTGTTATCTTGCTTTGTATTCTAGCAGGTATTTATGGATATTATCTATATGGAAATTATAAGATAAGTAAAATACCGGCTCTAACCTTTGAAGAGGCATTAAGATACACTACAGATAACAATGCGGATGCTGTAATTACAGTGGGAATTATCAAAAACGGAGAAGCCACATATACAGTTTACGGAGAAAATGGGCAGGTACTGCCATCAGAATTGCATACCTATGAAATTGGTTCCCTTACAAAGACATTTACTGCATCATTCATAAGTAAAGCAATACAGGACGGTAAAATCAGTTTGTCTGATACTATAGATAAATATCTAAGTCTTCCGGAAAAGAAGCACTATCCTACGATAGAACAGCTGCTTACACATACTTCCGGCTATAAGGCTTACTATTTTGAGAAGCCTATGATTTATAACTTCCTCCATGGTAGAAATGACTATTGCGGTATTACTAAAAGTATGCTTTTGTCTAAAATTGCAGACATTAATTTAAAGGAAAAAGACTATTCCTTTCGATATTCTAATTTTGGGTATGCTGTACTGGGGCTTGTTCTTGAAGCAGTATATCAAGAGGATTATTCTTTTTTGATGAACTCATATATACAACAGGAACTAAAGCTGTCTGATACTAGGATATCGGATGGAAAAGGTGATTTGATTAATTATTGGAAATGGAATAAACAGGATGCATACATACCGGCCGGAGCTTTAGTTTCTAATATTTCCGATATGCTCTCCTATGCAAAGATGCAGATGGAAAGCAATACAGCGTATATTGAGAAAAGTCATGAGGCTTTGAAGGTAATTAATGCCTCGTCGCAACCCTATAAAAAAATGGGAATCCATATGGATGAAATCGGGATGAGCTGGATTACTGACAGTGAAAACAATATCATTTGGCATAACGGCGGAACAGGAGATTACAACAGCTATATTGGTTTTAATTTAGGCACACAGACGGCTGTTGTGGTATTATCCAACCTTTCGCCGGACTACAGAATTCCGGCTACGATTTTAGGAATCAAATTGTTGCAAAACAAGTAA
- a CDS encoding GNAT family N-acetyltransferase — MQVRLKNINPDNSRVYAVYHESLPVGLLMQRDFERDGQMLCILDQFMIAEQYQGKGIGKLAIQQWLGMIKTANKYEAVILCYVEGDDTARNLYENMGFIHTGEREEDEIIMMYKLKEANF, encoded by the coding sequence ATGCAGGTACGTTTGAAAAATATAAATCCGGATAACAGTAGGGTGTATGCTGTTTACCATGAGAGTCTGCCGGTTGGCTTGCTGATGCAGCGGGACTTTGAAAGGGATGGGCAGATGCTTTGTATACTTGACCAGTTTATGATTGCAGAACAATATCAAGGAAAAGGTATTGGGAAGCTTGCCATACAGCAATGGCTTGGGATGATTAAAACAGCAAATAAATATGAAGCTGTTATTCTCTGCTATGTAGAGGGAGATGATACTGCCCGTAATTTGTACGAAAACATGGGTTTTATTCATACAGGTGAAAGAGAAGAAGACGAGATAATCATGATGTACAAACTGAAAGAAGCGAATTTCTAA